The sequence TGGAGCTGGTCTACAACTCCTGACCGTGCTTGCTCTTGGAGGATACTGCAGAGTAACCTGGGAAGAGTGAAAACTGTGCTTGTTTTGTGCTTGGAAGTCCGCAGGTCTATATCCAGAATCTGTATTGCTGCTGGAAGCCCATTCAAATTTTCTAGTTTGGTTATCTCCTGGTTGAACATTTTCAACTTTTCTTTCCGGTTCAACCTTCATCTGTTTGTCATCCATATCAACTGGGTCCTTGGATCTTGGTTCAGCATTGAAGCTGCCACCAACAGGGGGATCCGGAATAACTGATGTAGAGCACTGGAGTGATTCTTCCGGTTTCTCCTCATGTATCTCACTAATGGTAACCGTGGACTCTCCCTTGATTGGATCAGGGACAACATGATCAGCCAAGTACAATGGTCTTGAAGTGGCGATTGTAATTCTGGGTCCTACAGGTACAGGTTCTTGCTCCCTCAGAGGACCAAATAGAACTGAATCAGAGGGGAGTATGGACTGCATATATGGAAGAATTTGAGGGCCAGGAGAAACTGATGGAATTTGAAGTGCCAATAAACGGTTTTGCAGCTGAAACAATTCTTCTTGCTGCCACATTTGGTATATGGCCATTTCAGGGGAAAAGCTAGGGTAAGCCCAGCTATGGCACTGCACAGGATATAAAGTTGGTATTGGAGGGGTTAAGTCATTGCAGACAGGAAAGAATCTCTCATGGCCTCGCTGGGAATCATTTTGCTTGGAGTTCTTTAACTCAGCTGGTTGCAGAGATGCAAGAACACGAGCAATAAcaacttgttcttgttcttcacTAATCCTTTTAGCCTCCACTGGCGAAGAAGTCGATGAATTGGAAGATGATGTGCTGTGCTGAACCACTACAGAATGCAAATATTCAGGATGGTCATCGTATTAAATTACTGGTAAAGTTCTTATCAAAGTTATAGAGCCAATAATTCAACAAATAACAGGTGGTACAACTGTAGATGTCAAAATGAAATCCATGTACTTGATAGCTCTAAACTAAGGAAAACATGTGGAAGTTTCTGCAaagattatataataataaagccATACAATTCTGAATGAAAAATGTGGGAGCTTTTTGCAAGATGAAAgcatttttttcacaaatttctAAGTACATCAACAGCTTGCGAGTTTTAATGGATCCCACATGGGACCACAAATCAAGCAATTGGTGATGTTCATGTGAACTTTCCCTTTTTAGGCAAGACAGTCTAAGAGTTAGATCGCATGTATCTATGCCTTCAGCTTTCTAGTTTCGAAGCAAAATGGAGGAGAAAGATGAAACAGAAGCACTAATTCCCAGTTCCCAACTTGCTTATTCTAGTGAGCAAACTAGCTTTTACAAACTGAAAAAGGCAGATAAAGTACTACTTGTTTAGATTCTACCAAGTCAGAGCAATCTGAACAggaattatatagaaaaatgaaATGCATACATCTTTTCAGAGCAGACCAAGCAGCCATGGCTGCATTCTTCTGCGCTTGTTTCTTTGTTCTTGCTGATTCTCCAGTAAAGCTCATTCCTGCAAGCTCAACAGTGCACGAGAACACAGGAACATGGCCAGGTCCTGATCGAATTGTGGTGTACACAGGAAGCTTTAACCCAGCTCTGTGAGCAGTCTCCTGGAGCAAATTCTTGTAGACTCCTGTTTCATCCTGAGCAGAAGAAAGCACAAAAACATATTATCTGGACTGTAAAATGTTTAACTTTTGAGGTAAACAATGGATAAGTTACAGAAAACTAACAAAAGAGCATATTAGAGAATGAAGTGCTATGAAGATGCAAATATGAAGAAGGTTATAAGTCAATTTAAACAAAGAAGatccaaaaacattttctttaagCCAAGCATAGCTTGtcctgtattttgttttttctttcattcttgcTGCATATCAACCTTAACCTTCTCTTtaccataaataatatttacaattgTACTGGATATTGTGTTCTTGAGTAGGATGTTCCTGACAGAAAAGAATAAAGGGtgcaaaattgtcaaaagaagaaaatttataatttcaatccCAGGAtagtcattttcaaaaaaaaaaaaaaaaaaaactacagtgTTCTATTTCAGCTCTGTGATGAATTACAAGTATTATTGTCCCAGAAATTCTCCAGATGTGGTTATTATAGAGTAATTGATGTTTTGAATAAGacagttaattttaaaatggggACAGCATGATCATTTAGTGAAAGGTCAATTCAAATAGACCCATGACTCTCTAAGTGGTGGCTTGTCGGTGGTGGGCCCACGCTTACAATGTTAGCATACATAAACAATGCAGATAAATCAATTCATGACATATTCCAGTTGACAACATCTACACTGCTATAATGGATCTAAAAATGCAAAGTTATAGAGCACAAAATGTAGCCACATTGATCAGAATCCAGAAAATGCTGGAGACTGCTGTAACTTTTGGGCATAGTGTTGTGGTCTAAAGCCCTTGGATGTGGGTTTGAGGCTggtgagaaagagagataacTAAGCACTGAAATTTCGAACT is a genomic window of Populus alba chromosome 5, ASM523922v2, whole genome shotgun sequence containing:
- the LOC118051400 gene encoding double-stranded RNA-binding protein 6 — translated: MYKNQLQELAQRSCFNLPSYSCIREGPDHAPRFKSTVNFNGETFESPTFYSTLRLAEHAAAEVALNTLASRGPSKALIAGVLDETGVYKNLLQETAHRAGLKLPVYTTIRSGPGHVPVFSCTVELAGMSFTGESARTKKQAQKNAAMAAWSALKRLVQHSTSSSNSSTSSPVEAKRISEEQEQVVIARVLASLQPAELKNSKQNDSQRGHERFFPVCNDLTPPIPTLYPVQCHSWAYPSFSPEMAIYQMWQQEELFQLQNRLLALQIPSVSPGPQILPYMQSILPSDSVLFGPLREQEPVPVGPRITIATSRPLYLADHVVPDPIKGESTVTISEIHEEKPEESLQCSTSVIPDPPVGGSFNAEPRSKDPVDMDDKQMKVEPERKVENVQPGDNQTRKFEWASSSNTDSGYRPADFQAQNKHSFHSSQVTLQYPPRASTVRSCRPAPSAAPPVMIRSVRPLPSSTAPSALNNNMGPPSVPKLQDLAAQNPAAPRMRTGGSHSYLARPLPQRMNLGGVHPRFMAPAVRIRSVVPVCSAPPARRMPTSGQVVPDRESKATAVPEDVKTASSELGKPQI